A portion of the Deltaproteobacteria bacterium genome contains these proteins:
- the rodA gene encoding rod shape-determining protein RodA, protein MIDRRTFTHFDWVIFLSAMALAAIGIVNLYSATAGLGSQLYLKQFYWLIIGCAAIGIITFFNYSQLERFAYFLYGATITFLVAVHLFGKSAGGAKRWLNLGFVSFQPSEFAKIALVVMLAKYFNEITVPRQGMSIKDIFLPGFILAVPFILVAKQPDLGTALILLLIFISMTLFVKVRWKTLLGISIAFLPLIPFAWHFLKDYQKARLLSFINPNIDLLGTGYHLKQSKIAIGSGGFIGKGFLNGTQGQLKFLPERHTDFVFSVFAEEWGFSGAVIVVILSLVIILWGLHIAQHSKDRFASFLAFGISSLFFWHTAINLAMVMGLLPVVGVPLPFMSYGGSFLLTVMLGVGILINVSMRRFMF, encoded by the coding sequence ATGATTGACAGACGAACATTTACACATTTTGACTGGGTAATCTTTTTATCTGCAATGGCACTTGCCGCAATTGGCATAGTAAATCTTTACAGCGCAACAGCAGGTTTAGGCTCACAACTTTATCTTAAACAATTCTACTGGCTTATAATTGGGTGTGCTGCAATAGGTATAATCACCTTCTTTAATTATTCCCAACTTGAAAGGTTTGCATATTTTCTTTACGGGGCAACAATAACATTTCTTGTGGCTGTTCATCTTTTTGGTAAATCTGCAGGGGGTGCAAAGAGGTGGCTTAATCTTGGTTTTGTTTCATTTCAGCCGTCTGAATTTGCAAAGATTGCCCTTGTTGTTATGCTTGCAAAATATTTCAATGAGATTACTGTGCCAAGGCAGGGCATGTCAATAAAGGATATATTTCTGCCCGGATTTATTCTTGCTGTCCCGTTTATTCTTGTGGCAAAGCAGCCTGACCTTGGCACTGCCCTTATACTTTTACTTATATTTATATCAATGACATTGTTTGTAAAGGTAAGGTGGAAAACACTGCTGGGCATATCCATTGCCTTTCTGCCGCTTATACCCTTTGCATGGCACTTTTTAAAAGATTATCAGAAGGCAAGACTTCTAAGTTTTATAAACCCAAATATTGACCTGCTTGGAACAGGGTATCATCTTAAACAGTCAAAAATCGCCATAGGTTCAGGAGGGTTTATTGGCAAAGGCTTTTTGAACGGAACACAGGGGCAGTTAAAATTCCTGCCTGAACGTCACACGGATTTTGTATTTTCAGTATTTGCAGAGGAATGGGGTTTTAGCGGTGCTGTAATTGTTGTTATACTCTCTTTGGTTATAATATTATGGGGACTGCATATAGCACAGCATTCGAAGGACAGGTTTGCCTCTTTCCTTGCATTTGGCATCTCATCACTATTTTTTTGGCATACAGCGATAAATCTGGCCATGGTTATGGGACTACTGCCTGTAGTCGGCGTGCCTCTTCCGTTTATGAGTTACGGCGGTTCGTTTTTGCTGACAGTGATGCTCGGTGTGGGCATACTTATAAATGTGAGCATGAGGAGGTTTATGTTCTGA
- the mltG gene encoding endolytic transglycosylase MltG — translation MFALKNKFEVIVFILLTIFLITATHIYSFLFTPPDEKASVKTIFIEQGASFRLIAKELEKVGIITRADRFSMLAKLKGAVKKAEAGEYEFTTSMLPTAVLDKLVKGQVKEHSITIPEGYNIREIAETLDAQGFVKKEEFIEATVDKEVIASLNIDGTSLEGYLFPDTYKLTKGMTALDIIKKMTARFNEVYVEVRSQKSGVRRNMSTKEIVTLASIIEKETGKPEEMPLISAVFHNRLKRGMKLDSDPTVIYGIKDFNGNITKKDLETVTPYNTYKTKGLPPGPIANTGRASLEAALNPADEDYLFFVSKNNGSHHFSKDIKEHNKAVDTYQAPKTKRAVLRNG, via the coding sequence ATGTTTGCACTAAAAAACAAATTTGAAGTAATAGTCTTTATACTCCTTACAATATTCTTAATAACTGCGACACATATCTACTCTTTTTTATTTACGCCACCTGACGAAAAGGCATCAGTAAAAACTATATTCATAGAGCAGGGGGCAAGTTTCAGACTTATAGCAAAGGAACTAGAAAAGGTTGGCATAATAACCCGTGCAGATAGATTCTCCATGCTCGCAAAGTTAAAAGGCGCAGTAAAAAAGGCAGAGGCTGGAGAGTATGAGTTTACAACATCAATGCTGCCAACTGCGGTATTGGATAAGTTGGTTAAAGGTCAAGTAAAGGAACACAGCATAACAATACCAGAGGGTTATAACATAAGGGAAATTGCAGAAACCCTTGATGCACAGGGTTTTGTAAAGAAAGAAGAGTTTATAGAGGCAACAGTGGACAAAGAAGTCATTGCATCCCTTAATATTGACGGAACCAGCCTTGAGGGATATTTATTCCCTGATACATACAAACTGACAAAGGGGATGACTGCCCTTGACATTATAAAAAAGATGACTGCACGGTTTAATGAAGTGTATGTGGAGGTCAGGAGTCAGAAGTCAGGGGTCAGAAGAAATATGTCAACCAAAGAGATTGTAACCCTTGCATCAATAATAGAAAAGGAGACAGGTAAACCTGAAGAAATGCCGCTTATTTCTGCTGTCTTTCACAACAGATTAAAAAGGGGCATGAAACTTGACAGCGACCCTACTGTGATATACGGGATAAAAGACTTTAACGGCAATATCACAAAAAAAGACCTTGAGACTGTTACACCGTATAATACTTATAAGACAAAAGGTCTGCCGCCCGGTCCTATTGCAAACACAGGAAGGGCATCCCTTGAGGCAGCGCTTAATCCTGCAGATGAAGACTATCTATTCTTTGTTTCAAAAAACAACGGTTCTCACCACTTTTCAAAGGACATAAAAGAACACAACAAGGCTGTAGATACATATCAGGCGCCAAAGACAAAGAGGGCTGTTCTACGAAATGGATAA